The sequence CtttctacacactgttcttgagctaatccgaaggccacacaaagtttggaggtctgtagctattgactttGCAGAAACTTGCTGACTTCTGCACACTGTGCGTCTCAACATGCGCTAAccctgctctgtgattttacgtggcccaccgctttgtggctgagttgctgttctTCCCAACTctttccactttgttataataccattaacagttgaccgtggaataCTTAATAGAGTGATTTAGAGTAGTAGATTTTACGAATGGATTGGTACCAGTGGTACCaagcttgaattcactgagcccctgagagtgacccattctttcatgAATGTTTGTGGAAGCAGTCTGGATGcttaggtgcttgattttatacatgtGTGGCCATGGAAATGATTAAAACACCAGAATTGAATGAATtggagggtgtcccaaaacttttggaagtatagtgtatgtaatgaTAAAAGCCAAAATTATAGACTGGAATGTTAATATCTATATGAAGATATGAAGTGTGGTGCTTTATGAAGGCTGAATGTTTACACTAATGAGATCTACTTCAAAAGGGTACAATATAGATAGCCATTTGTGCAAAATAGGGTATGGCAGGGAATTGGAATTGTTACAGAAACTAAAGCCTGTACATGCAGAAAgtattaaaaagtatttttaattGCTATTAGTAAGCACAGCATTACAGCTTTAACATTTTTCTCCATTTGTGTATGATATGTGTTGCCACAGCTCAAAGACAAATTCGCATGAATCAGAACAGATTTTCCACTGAGCCAGTATGAGTCTACATCTTTATAAAAGCCTTATTAATACTAATTATCTACTCTTATAGGGTGATACCCACAATTTTGTTAACAAAAAATCTGATCTCAATCATtttaaccatggcatggttCCTGTGTGGTGAcagatgagctggtttgagtCTTTCTGATTCACtggaatgggggaaaaaaggcttTTGTGTCTGTTCAAACCAGTCATGCCAGTCTTGAGGCACACAACAATACAGTAATGGTTCTTTCCTGTAAATGGACACTGGATGTATAATGTCTGGCTAGAGTTGACAAAAAGTACTGTAAGAATGTACTATAGACAAGCGAAGTAAAGACTtacatagttaaaaaaaaataagatacaaTCCAATACATTTGCTCAATTGGCTGATGCCTTTTCAAAAAAAGTGAATTACAACTGAAGAAGGACAAAATGTATCTGAAGAGTAAGTGTTTTGCTCAAGAACCGAACAATAGATATTTAGATGTGCTGGTagttgaactcatgaccttctgcTTCACAAATCAAAGCGTTAACAACTTAGCCAATGCAAGTACATCAACTAGTTTGACTAGCTTGACTAAAAGTGGTTTCTATCACTGAATTGAATCAcaattcaatcaatcaatgcaTGATTGttaagctacactatattgccaaaagttttgggacacctctccaaatcattgaattcaggtgttgtttttcaggggttgggcttggccactttagttccagtgaaaggaacacttaatgcttcagcataccaagacattttggacaatttcatgctcacaactttgtgggaacagtttggtgatgaccccttcctgttccaacatgactgcacaccagtgcacaaagcaaggaccataaagacatggatgagggagtttggtgtcccaaaacttttggcaatacagtgtaattGCATTACAGAATAGATGGTTGTTCGGATCATTGACTCTTAACCTTCAGAGCAGTTGCATCCTGgctttaattgtattttatttttattgattattttttaaagtatcAGGCATGAGCAAATGTACTGGATTAACATTTTATACTACCGTACTTCACTGTAAAGATGCCATCACGTGTGTATTGCTATTACATGCTTATGCACACATATAAATGTCTATTATGTAACGTTTGTACAGTTTTTAATGTAACATCTCCGCCTTTTTGCGAAGGAAAAAGTTGGATAAataccatatttttttttttattatccgTGAACTTCGCATTTCTATGCAAATGCGTCTCCATGTAAACTCAGACGTAgtcaggaagaggaagtggagTTCGCCTCAGTTGTAAAGTTTGTCAGCTAAAAACAACCATAACAAACCTTCCGTCATCTGACAAGTAACACTTTTACCGTTATGGGAACCACAGCTACTAAATTACCGAAGGATCAGTTATCGGAGTATCAggtaaataattatattttgtatGATCACTGGGTATATTAGAAAGCTAGCCAAGTTAACTGTTAGCATTGGAAGCTAGTATATATTACACAGTGGGACATGGTGTCGGGTTACGTACACCGTTTGTTTCCTCGCATcctatgatttatttattattgaaaaaataactttttttttgttttatgaagTCCTTTTTCATAAATCCGCACAAagaaagctgattttttttctgagttGTATTACCTCACCAGCTCATGTGAGTGTTTTGGAGGGTTAAAGGTAAATTGATAGCGCTTTAAATGATGTCGCTTTGTGTGTTTAGGAGCTCACCTTCCTCACCAAACAGGAAATACTGCTGTAAGTAAAACAAACTTTGAATCTAATAAACAGCATCCAAATACTGTCTCATTCAGTTTAGAGCCTTCgttcagaaatgttttaaagtttaTGTGCGACACGAACAACTTTAATGTATTGTAAAGTAACTCAACACACCAGTATTTATTAGCAGCTAATCTCCCATAATACAGGCAAGTCATACATTAACCACAACAGAGtccattttctttttgtcaCCGTTTGTGTTTCAACAATCAAGTGCACATAAGAGATTCACTGAACTCCTGGAAAGAAATGACAGGCAACAACCCAGTTCCCGGGTACCCATGGATAAAATTTGTGCTTTGCCAGAGCTCAAGGTGAGTAAAAACATCAGGAACAGGTTCATGTGTGTTTCACGTCACATTACTCTGGATTAGACAGTTGAtgcacatacaccgatcaggcataacattatgaccacctgccttatgcccaccagatcctttaagtcctgtaagttgcgaggttcagcctccatgggccccacctctcagcttacaggatttaaaggatacttttgatagatactggccACTactgaacaccccacaagagctgcagttttggagatgctctgatccagcctagccataacaatttggcccttgtcaaactcgctcaaatccttacgcttgcccatttttcctgcttctaacacatcaactttgaggacagaatgttcacttgctgcctaatatatcccacccactaacaggtgccatgatgaggagatcatcagtgttattcacttcacctctcagtgctcataatgttatgcctgatcagtgtatactcaATATGGGTCTGCTGACCAGTTGAATCAGGTGTATTAGTTCAAGGACAACAATATAATACCACCTATTTAAATTAACACTATCTACTGAAATACAGTGGCTGAAGTTTTGTTATGAGATCTGACCTGAACAACATCCTTTAAACATTTCTCAGTTTCTGCCTGCCAGATTATATACAGTAGccttcagtaatgtagtcataTTAAGCATAACCCCATTACTTCTACATTATTTCATTGATTGTTCTGTtattcatatatacacaaacacccaaCATCCATGGATAATTCTGTGTAATTCTTTGCCTACAATCTAGTCCAATCCGTTTCGAAGAAGGATCTGCCACGTCTTCTCCACCTCAGACACAAAGGATGGGAGCTTAAGCTTTGAAGACTTCTTGGATCTCCTGAGCGCCTTTAGCGATTCGGCAACACTTGAAATCAAATCACACTATGCTTTCAGAATTTTTGGtaaggttacacacacacacacttgctatcCATGCAGGTCAATGAAAATACTGGCCAAATGCACTTACTGCCTGCTTTATAAGGAACCCCTGTGCGATCGTGCAGCAAATGCAAGAAATGATGCAGATACAGAGCTACAGTTAGTCTTCactcaaacatcagaatgggggaaaaatgcCTTCGCATCGAGGCAGACTTGATTCTGAAAATTGTATGTAGCAGCAGTTTCTGAACATTTCAAACCAGTCCATCTATCATCAACAACTATACCATGATCAAATTCATGGACATCACATTTGTCACTCATTCAGATgtgaactgaagctcttcaccAGTGTCCAAATGTTCCTTATAAATTGACCAGTGATGGtataatgatttttatattttgatttCCTCTTCATTTAATACTTTACTAATCATACAGGTCACTGCAAATAGAGGCCTTACATGTGGGCTAAAGTCCATGTACCTAAACAACATGAAAGAAATATTAAGAATTGATTTAGCATTATTTAATCATTCCAGATTTTGACGATGATGGCACGCTGGATCATGGAGATCTCGAGAAGTTGGTGAACTGCCTTACTGGGGAGTCTGCAGACACGAGACTTACTCCTGAGGAAATGAGTCAGCTCATAAACAATGTGAATATGttgtgcaacacacacacacacaatctcagcCTCTTTATCATTATTAGATTAGATCTTTTTTCCTTTGCTGctgtaagagaaaaaaaaagctgcctGCTTTTCTAATGAGCACACCGTTTAATTTACAGATTCTTGAGGAATCAGACATCGATAAAGACGGGACTGTAAACCTCTCTGAATTTCAGCATGTTATCTCCAGGTCTCCAGATTTTGTCAGGTAAGTAACCTAGCTTTACTGTATTTGATCATTTACTTCCAGGTACTTTCATGTCTTTTGAGTTTGTTGTGCCATTTAGTAACCAAGCATTGTACTTTCCAGTTCTTTCAAGATTGTGCTGTGAAGACTACTGAGAACAAAAGACATTTTTACATCCAGCTCATTTTCAACATGTGTGCACTTTGCTCTTCAGCCAACATTACTAATTTAACATGTTAATTGTGGTTGTGTCTGTATTTCACCTGCCTTTTAAACATTTCAGTATCTCTGTTCTTactttaaaataacttttatttcTCACTTGCTTGTTTggacatatatttgtatatttgataATTGCTTGTATTGTCCCTTATTTTTGTGTTGCATAACAAAAGTGAAAAGATCTTTAGGGACAAGATACAGTACTATATGTGAGGGTCATAATGGGACACGGTGCTTCGGAACTGCTGCCACAAACGTGTTCCATAATCCACAGGTAACATCTTCCACACTCATTTTACCACTGGAAAAAAACTCAACAATCTTTGGTTCATCTGAACTGCATCTTGAACCATGACCCAACTGGCCATAGAGACCTGTTtcagaaaacaaacaggaacTCATTAGATCAGGCCACCATATTTATTAATCCACAAACTAGAAAGTAAAATGTCTTACCCCATCCCCAGGTGTAGAGATCACCAGTgcctaaacaaataaatatatttaactcATTCCAACACCATCAAATTcaataaaatctaaacaaaagGAAAGAGAGGTTACAGAATCTTACTTGTGATGGCCGCTGTGTGACGGGATCCACAGCTGACCTTCTTAATTTCAGATGCTTCTGATACATCCACCAGGGCGGGTAACGCTTGAATTGAGATGATCACATCACTGGTGTCCTCGTTTTCCTTTTTGTCTGCCTCTATACAGAAACATGCATACATCaaaaagagaaacacacagactggcaaaaggaggggggagagagagagagagagaatgtgtgtgtggaggagagttttggcctgactcaccaattctttctttatctttctgACTCTCCTCTCTGAGGCCTTTTGATGGCAGGCCAATCTGTCCACTCTCATTCCAGCCCCATACATACAGATCTCCTCCAACTGTGTACAtgaatttttgacaatttcaACAGGAATGATAATTCAATAATTCTTTCTACATGTATgtgtacaccaaccaggcataacattatgccaaatattgtgttggtcccccttttgctgccgaaacagctctgacacatcatgcactgtgtattctgacccctttctatcagaaacagcattaacttcttcagcaatttgagcaacagtagctcgtctgttggattggatcatgCGGACCAGCCTTcattccccacgtgcatcaatgagtcttggtcgcccatgaccctgtcgccggttcaccactgttccttccttggaccacttttgatagatactgaccactgcagaccgggaacaccacacaagagctgcagttttggagatgctctgatccagttgtctagccatcacaatttggcccttgtcaaactcgctaaaatccttacacttgtccatttttcctgcttctaacacatcaactttgaggacaaaatgttcacttgctgcctaaaatatcccacccactaacaggtgccatgatgaggagatcatcagtgttattcacttaacctgtcactggtcataatgttatgcctgatctctGAATAGTTAATAAGCTTTAATGATCATTAAGGCACACATAACTTGTAAATTTACCTTTGAATCTGTGCAACTCAtttacagtgaaataaaaaagtttttaaaaaatcacacaGACAACAGAGCATTCCCCTATAGTATGAGtaaaatatctttttaaaattacatattaattaatAGTGCCAGTAATCCACAGTTAATATATAACACTATGAAGAGTTATGTCTATACTGTACTATTGAAATGGAAACAGGAAAAAGGTTGATTCTCACCACCAATGCATGCTGAATGCCAGCCTCCTGCAGCGACAGATTTCATTGGGACTCCCCACAGAGCCTCAACTGCTCGAGGCTCATCCTCTGACACCAGTGTGCCATGACCCAGCTGACCATGACTGGCAAGGGAACAAGAAAAGCCATGGCAACATTACTGTCATCTCATCTCATTCAACAGTGTGCTTTAAAGGCTAAGGTGCAAGAATACAGAAGCAATGCAAACAGGATGGGGAAACTTTGTTTAAAGTGCATAAACTATTTATGCAAAAGTTAAAATGTCTGCAACATTAAGTAAAGGAGAAATAATACGTGAATGGGCATACTGCTGTTATTAAAAAGTGGTAACAATTATTAGTATTGTCAAACTTTTAAACATTAGTAGTCACGCTTAATGTTATAAAACTAATTATTTTCTATCAGTAgtcatagcagctataaacagtctttccctcatcAGCCTCTCTTATTTTTCTCCATCCTAAAGTTCAGAAATACAAGAAATATGCAGTTTGTCATATTTCCttggaacaagaaaaaaatcttgaaaaCTTTCCCAAGGAGGAAAAACTTACTGTTAGAAAGCGCTGACATCTCTCACTGCgaccataaatgttaaacagaTGTCTCCTTACAAAAAGCTTCACGTTCAATCAATTCATCAATCATCAATTATTATGTCATGATAACACAGAAATTAGCACATTAATACAAAATGAATCAACGCCTTCTGAATTCATCAGTGCTATGGGCACTTACTTTACTAAATTAAGTTTATTTagtattaattattcatttaataaaaaaactcCTCTCACCTGCCATGTCCCCAGGTGTACACAGTCCCAGAGGCTGTGAGTAGAACAGCGTGCTCGGTGCCCAGTGCTAGGCTCGCTGCCTGTAGTTGGGTAGAGAGGGGGCGAAAAAATGGAGGCTTGGAGGCTATATATCCACCTGGGACCAGCGGCAACGGAAGAGCATTcccttttcaattaaaaaaaatacaacagttAGATATGTGCTCTGGAAATACTAAAAAGCAATATTCATACAATGCTTTGACTTTTCAGAACAGTTTCACTAAAACAGAGCTTTCTCAGTCCCGCACTGAGGGACCCCCAGCAGATAGCCTGTGTTTTTAAACAGCTAAAAACACATCTGAGGAACATTGGTAAAAAGAGCATTTTAGTGCTGATGCCAGGCTGTGGTTAGTTACAAAGTAAAGCTCTCAAGGACTGGATTGTGAAGCTCTGTACTAATGTCTTTGAGGGATTTTTGCCATCCAAGTCATTTTGAAGGTAATAGTCTGGCTCTGAGTCAGGGAACGCTGTCATATCCAGTGtacctcatgcccagtgttcctgggatggactccagatccaccacacCCCAGAGCAAGAtgaagtggttactgaagataacAAATTAATGCACTAAGCCAAGAAGTGTGGTCCAGGAAAAATAAGCAGTGAGTCTGCGATTTATACAGATTGTTAACTGTGCTGAAAACCACATCCAACTCTTATGAAAAATATTAGATGTAGTATTGAACTttttaaatatgattattagctagtttggtggagggggacatggtggcttagtggttagcacccTTGCcacacacctccagggttgggggttaaATTCCTGTCTTCACCCTACAGTGTACATAGTTTGCATGTTCCTGTTCCATAGTTTGCATGTTCatgaccctggtgctacatagacaaaattacaacatataattacagaacagcaaacaacacagagttatagacagaaagtttgtcctagctacataaagtgcaacgtgtgcaaccagtgcaagaagatggatggatggatagccAGTTTGGTTGCTTGATTTGCTGTGAATCGGTGTAACCCAAAACACAATAAGTACATCGTGTGAACTTGGACCCTAATGTTGATGGAATTCTCTATAATAAAAAGCTCTAGGGTTTCAGGACAAACAGAATATCATTGTACAAATATGAATACGCTTAATATATGACTAGATGAATTCCCGGagattattttttacagtgaCAGGTTTGAGTTAAAAAAGTTTGTGCATCACTACAAGAGACCTGAGATGCCTTGAAAACATAAAGCAGTGTGTATAATCACATTACCAGTCTTTTCAGTGGTGTTTAGTTCTCCACTCCAAACAAGTGCTCTTCCATTCCTGTGTAAACTCCAGCACTGGACAGTGTGAGTAAAGCTGAGGGTTAAACAGCTCTCAGTGAGGACAACATCCTCACACCCTTCACTCTCTGACACCAATCCGCTGCTCTCTGCtccgtgtacacacacacacctgcgcgCGCCTGCacgacacacacatcacatctcatgaGAGAAACATGTGGATGCACacatctgtacaacatcagcattaaaaaaagaaagcccTTACCGGTTATGTGAAGGACAGCACTTCGGCTCCAACTTGCAACTATTTTTTGTGTTgcagttttttgttttgggcTCAAACCTGTTCTGCTGAAAGTCTCAGCACAAGTACACCAAGTGTCCAGCTCCACCGGACTCAGCACGTTCATGCCATCCTTTTCATCTTTTCGCTGGGGGTCTATTTGTCTGAAGCCattaaaaccaaaaccaaaccaATTCATTGAAGTAAATCTGCCAACAGAAACAAACTACAGTACTATCaatttcattaatattattcTCACTACTCGATTCGTACAGAACACGATCTGTACTGCGCATGCGTCTACTTCTTGCCTGTAGTTTACTGTTGTTGTAAAACTACTAATGTCATGTTACAATGAGTTGTTGGCCGCAgtttcgcgcatgcgcagaacggAACCCGAGtttccgcacatgcgcagtacaaatcggATCGAGTAGCGACAGTGACGATTATATTGTACACCTTTGTTATTGGAACAGTGTGAAAGCAGCAGCATTGTTGTAAtttaatttcaaaataaaagccttacactaagtattattattattattattattattattgtgggagtattattgttatatatgaTAACATTTGATAAAAATTACACAAGTAAAtgctttatcttggtcagggtcTGGAGCACGGAAACACTAGGAGTGTAGCAGGGTGTGGATGCCACTGAATGGGAtggacgcgcacacacacacacacacacacacacacacacacaggttgaaGGAAGCCACagaatacattttacatttattcaaacaatcttacaatttatttaattgaatgACATTGTCGGTTTATTTTATGCAATAAGAATTCAAAACATTACATTTAGGTTCGAtgtcaaagaagaaaaaaaaacattaaatattaaaagttcaACCGTTTGACTGTTTCCTGCTTCACACTTCCGTTTCCACGCAGCAACCCAAAGCTacaatacagaaacacaaaaagcTCCACAGAGGGAAGTGACTGCAGGAGATCATGGTGAAGTGTCTGATCTTTAACACAGCTATAGCGAACCTCGCATTTATTATACATATAGAGTCACTAGCTTTGTTTATAGTTTAGTACTCGATCAAATCATACGTTTATTAATGGTAGTTAGATCAGAGAAACATGTGATTCAGACAGATTGAGCCTGACAGCTTGTTACTGTGTAAATATGTTTCTTTCCACCAATTTATGATCTAAGCTTTTCCCTCTGTCTTGTTGCTTTCCAGGCTGAAGTGGAGGAAACACTGAAGAGGATTCAGGCACACAAAGGTGTTATAGGGACAATAGTCGTCAATGCTGAAGGTaacatctgtttgtttttaacccTTGTTtttcaacctgatagaacacctttgggatgaattagagtggagactgcgagccaggccaaaactgggacgtctgcctttacatgcacatgaatggaatatggagttgacccgccctttgcagctataacagcttcaactcttctgggaaggatttccacaaggtttaggagtgtgtttaaggtaatgatgctggatgagaaggcctggcttgcagtctctgctctaattcatcccaaagatgttctattgggttgaggtcaggattctgtgaagttcctccacgcCATagtcactcatccatgtctttatggaccttgctttgtgcactggtgtgcagtcatgttggaacaggaagacatcatccccaaaatgttcccacaaagttgggagcatgaaattgtccaaaatgtcttgctatactgaagcattaagagttcctttcactggaactaaccactgaaaaacaacacctgaattcaatgatttggaggggtgtcccaaaacttttggcaatacagtgtaaatACCATAGAACTCCTCAGcacatgtttatttcatgaGTATATTGAAACAATaggctttttatttattgcagcaTTAATTTGGCTATTCATTAGAgccatggatttttttttatacctgtCATTTTCACCCACAGAACACATTAAGTCCAATTTGATAGTTTATAGGTCCAATCTGATACTTACTTACTCTGGCAGTAcatctgtgagtgagtgaggtttGAAATAAACTACTACAATTGAAGTGGTCAGCCAAAAGGATAACAATTATAACCACTCAATCATACATAAATGTAATCATTTTTGAGTTTTcttcaccacaaacacacaaacaaaaaaatattataggTCCTCTGGCTATGCTTTTAGGACCCTAATTTAACAACCAGTACCAaaacaatgttttgttttggctcatccatccatccatctatccatctgcccatccatccgTCCGCCCATCCGTCTgataatccatccatctgccgatccatccatccatcaatccatccatccgcccatctATCCGTCCTTCCACCCATCCGTCTATCCGCCCTTCCgcccatccatccgtccatccatccgcccatccatccatccgcccagCCATccttccacccatccatccatccattaatacatccatccgcccatccatccattcgtcAATAAAtgaatctgtctgtccatccatcggTCTGCCCATCCTTCCATCCGCTCATCCATCCGCCCATCTTTCCATCCGCCCATCTTTCCATCCGCCCATCTttccatctgcccatccatccatctgctcatccatccatccacccatccgcAGCATCTGGTGTTTTCATCCTGCATTTTATACAGATTTCACAAATCAGGAAGTCCAACAGCTTTTGCTTGTGATTCTCTGTTAAACTATCTCACATCTATTCAGCATTAATTGATAGTTAAATTGTACATTAACATTAAGGATTTTCTTCATCACTTGCATCATAGGTTATGTCTAATTCTCTTAAactgtaatttattaaaaaaaaatcttttatttctcCACTTTTTCAATCATTATAACATTTTACCTGAATCAaattaatcaaaacaaaaaaggaaaatccCTTTTTTGGACATTCGGCTTCTTAATATATTGCCCATGTACTCCCTTCtattgtgttttaaataaaatggttGTTTCTTTCTAAAAACCATTGTTGTGCAATTAAACCTCACCCTTGACTATGATGTTTTCAGGGATTCCCATTAGAACGACACTGGACAATTCCACTACAGTGCAGTATGCAGGCTTACTTCATCAGCTTGCTATGAAAGCGAGGAGTACAGTCCGAGACATTGACCCTCAGAATGACCTCACTTTTCTACGTATCCGGTCTAAGAAACATGAGATCATGGTGGCACCTGGTAAACCGCTTTACATATCAAGCAgattcattttgttgttttatacACAGAATATATGATATCCAGTCTAACAggagttttcttttttcttttcattcacaGACAAAGACTATCTTCTCATAGTGATTCAGAACCCAAGTGAATAGGACTGAAGGACAGAGTCAGCAAACGCA comes from Hemibagrus wyckioides isolate EC202008001 linkage group LG14, SWU_Hwy_1.0, whole genome shotgun sequence and encodes:
- the cib1 gene encoding calcium and integrin-binding protein 1 encodes the protein MGTTATKLPKDQLSEYQELTFLTKQEILLAHKRFTELLERNDRQQPSSRVPMDKICALPELKSNPFRRRICHVFSTSDTKDGSLSFEDFLDLLSAFSDSATLEIKSHYAFRIFDFDDDGTLDHGDLEKLVNCLTGESADTRLTPEEMSQLINNILEESDIDKDGTVNLSEFQHVISRSPDFVSSFKIVL
- the rccd1 gene encoding RCC1 domain-containing protein 1, with protein sequence MNWFGFGFNGFRQIDPQRKDEKDGMNVLSPVELDTWCTCAETFSRTGLSPKQKTATQKIVASWSRSAVLHITGARRCVCVHGAESSGLVSESEGCEDVVLTESCLTLSFTHTVQCWSLHRNGRALVWSGELNTTEKTGNALPLPLVPGGYIASKPPFFRPLSTQLQAASLALGTEHAVLLTASGTVYTWGHGSHGQLGHGTLVSEDEPRAVEALWGVPMKSVAAGGWHSACIGVGGDLYVWGWNESGQIGLPSKGLREESQKDKERIEADKKENEDTSDVIISIQALPALVDVSEASEIKKVSCGSRHTAAITSTGDLYTWGWGLYGQLGHGSRCSSDEPKIVEFFSSGKMSVEDVTCGLWNTFVAAVPKHRVPL
- the dynlrb2 gene encoding dynein light chain roadblock-type 2: MAEVEETLKRIQAHKGVIGTIVVNAEGIPIRTTLDNSTTVQYAGLLHQLAMKARSTVRDIDPQNDLTFLRIRSKKHEIMVAPDKDYLLIVIQNPSE